From Candidatus Zixiibacteriota bacterium, one genomic window encodes:
- a CDS encoding penicillin-binding transpeptidase domain-containing protein yields the protein MSRTQQENRRLGLLFALVITCFVIFVGRLVHLQILLREPYGAIVERQSSGKLTIPAERGLIYDRNGQLVAKNVIGASLYAYPDSPAEVDSVARYLDRFYKLPEGTARREYKLENKRFRWIKRRLSDGEANRLQADAQPGLHLRKDFQREYPFGLVGKQIVGYTDIDNQGQSGFELAYDSLMAGQAGLADIRRDGLRNTYRVDEHALIKPTAGTSLVLTIDWRLQDIVEQELQHAVDTFNASAGMAVYLDCNAGDILAICHFDPAETNRDKPTKLRAISDQFEPGSVFKAFTAAGVIDAGEVDYTQQVYCENGAWGLGRRTLHDDKKHGWLNFREIIELSSNIGIAKWAIQRDGDELFETYRRFGFGKRLKCGLPGEAAGRLVPPSKWSDYNIAAVAMGHSIAVTPLQLASAFAAIANGGELVRPRLILGQVGDQGYVVSSAPREVIGEVMRNRGLDSLKAFLRGVVENGTAKVVNSKVVEIAGKTGTAELPDLETGRYFKNRFAGSFAGFFPCQSPAIAGVVLLVDPQPIHYGGLTSGPTFRRIAERYAALNPELFATDGGNLAQKPVGLDSAIQAPDLVGRSIASAAKLAEYWGVKLRSADTTGTVIWQYPAPNRLIFKGEEVVVHLLSPSDTVAHMPDMTGLPVRTVSALLRHVGISFTIKGNGRVVSQSIPAGEALRSDSMCQLECQPL from the coding sequence GTGAGTCGCACCCAACAGGAAAACCGCCGTCTTGGTCTGCTCTTCGCCCTTGTTATTACCTGCTTCGTGATTTTTGTCGGGCGTCTGGTTCACTTGCAGATCTTGTTGAGGGAACCGTACGGCGCCATCGTAGAGCGGCAGTCCTCCGGCAAGCTGACTATCCCTGCCGAGCGGGGGCTTATCTACGATCGCAACGGACAACTGGTGGCCAAGAACGTCATCGGAGCATCGCTCTACGCCTATCCCGACAGCCCGGCCGAAGTCGATTCAGTGGCGCGGTATCTGGACAGATTCTACAAGCTGCCTGAAGGGACAGCCAGGCGGGAGTACAAACTCGAGAACAAACGATTCCGGTGGATCAAGCGACGCCTGTCCGATGGTGAAGCGAACCGCCTGCAAGCCGATGCCCAACCGGGATTACATTTGCGCAAGGATTTCCAGCGGGAGTACCCGTTTGGTCTGGTCGGCAAACAGATCGTCGGCTATACGGATATTGACAACCAGGGACAGTCCGGCTTCGAACTGGCGTACGACTCGCTCATGGCGGGCCAGGCCGGGCTTGCCGATATTCGGCGCGATGGTCTCCGCAACACCTATCGCGTAGACGAACATGCTCTTATCAAGCCGACCGCCGGAACGTCGCTGGTACTGACGATTGATTGGCGGCTTCAGGATATAGTTGAACAGGAACTGCAACACGCCGTCGACACCTTCAACGCCTCTGCCGGCATGGCCGTCTATCTGGACTGCAATGCCGGTGACATTCTGGCCATATGTCATTTCGATCCGGCGGAAACCAACCGCGATAAGCCGACCAAACTCCGGGCGATCAGCGACCAGTTCGAGCCGGGCTCCGTGTTCAAGGCGTTTACCGCCGCCGGCGTTATTGACGCCGGCGAAGTTGATTATACTCAGCAGGTATACTGCGAGAACGGTGCCTGGGGGCTTGGGCGGAGAACGCTTCACGACGACAAGAAACACGGCTGGTTGAACTTTCGGGAGATCATTGAGCTGTCCTCGAACATCGGCATTGCCAAATGGGCGATACAGCGTGATGGGGACGAGTTATTTGAGACCTACCGCCGATTCGGTTTTGGCAAGCGACTGAAATGCGGTCTGCCTGGCGAGGCAGCCGGACGACTGGTGCCGCCGTCGAAATGGTCCGACTACAATATCGCCGCCGTGGCCATGGGTCACTCCATCGCCGTCACCCCCCTTCAATTGGCGTCAGCTTTTGCGGCCATTGCCAACGGCGGCGAATTGGTGCGACCGCGGCTAATACTGGGACAGGTCGGTGATCAGGGATACGTCGTCTCAAGTGCGCCGCGAGAGGTGATCGGTGAGGTTATGCGCAACCGCGGGCTTGATTCGCTGAAAGCATTTCTTCGCGGCGTCGTCGAGAATGGAACCGCCAAGGTCGTCAACTCAAAAGTCGTTGAGATCGCCGGCAAGACCGGAACAGCGGAACTGCCCGACCTTGAGACCGGCAGGTATTTCAAGAATCGGTTTGCGGGGAGTTTCGCCGGGTTCTTTCCGTGTCAGTCGCCGGCCATTGCTGGTGTGGTGCTTCTGGTGGACCCTCAACCGATCCATTACGGTGGCCTCACCTCCGGTCCAACATTCCGGCGCATCGCCGAGCGGTACGCCGCGTTGAATCCGGAACTGTTTGCGACCGATGGCGGCAACCTCGCCCAAAAGCCGGTCGGACTGGACAGCGCCATTCAAGCCCCCGATCTGGTAGGCCGGAGTATAGCGTCTGCCGCCAAGCTGGCTGAATACTGGGGGGTTAAACTCCGTTCCGCAGACACCACGGGAACAGTCATCTGGCAGTATCCGGCTCCTAATCGACTGATATTCAAGGGCGAAGAGGTTGTCGTCCACC
- a CDS encoding cell division protein FtsL: MAGPVRKFKETLEMRETPLTRLRSHPYFSIGLVLFAVLLVACVHIWQRVHVIRLVREVGDLAAENRSLVDATKKVQTEIAALSMASRIESFAADSLALAPIAPDRVFTLVRELRDSTRPDEFAEMITSIKRVTEYLPVLTETQAGAAELKPIRFDSVNAGRSGQ; the protein is encoded by the coding sequence ATGGCCGGGCCGGTACGAAAGTTCAAAGAGACCCTCGAAATGCGGGAGACGCCTCTCACGCGTCTTCGTTCACACCCTTACTTCTCGATCGGTCTGGTGCTTTTCGCCGTGCTGCTGGTGGCGTGCGTGCATATCTGGCAGCGCGTGCATGTCATCCGATTGGTTCGCGAAGTCGGTGATCTCGCGGCCGAAAACCGGTCGCTGGTCGATGCCACCAAGAAAGTGCAGACCGAAATCGCGGCGCTCTCCATGGCCTCTCGGATCGAATCGTTCGCCGCCGATTCGCTCGCTCTGGCCCCGATCGCGCCGGACCGTGTGTTCACGCTGGTCCGAGAACTGCGCGACAGCACCCGTCCTGACGAGTTCGCCGAAATGATTACATCGATAAAGCGAGTGACCGAATATCTCCCAGTACTCACGGAGACGCAGGCGGGGGCAGCCGAATTGAAGCCGATCAGATTCGATTCGGTGAACGCCGGGAGGTCGGGCCAGTGA
- the rsmH gene encoding 16S rRNA (cytosine(1402)-N(4))-methyltransferase RsmH, whose amino-acid sequence MIAREADPYHEPVLADTVVGLLITDPDGAYLDLTAGGGGHLKALAAKLGKQARLYGMDKDPAAIVHATATLQQFGQFKKVLHASFGDLSVERSRLHEKGFDGILLDLGISSRQIDDPQRGFSYQHDGPLDMRFDPSVGDSAADLVNSLDEGKLTAIISDFGEERMARRIAKALVRERRKHMILTTRQLATVVRQTIHPPHQTKSLARVFQALRIAVNDELGQLARVLPAAVRTLNVGGRLVVISYHSLEDRTVKQFFRAASSSACNCDRDIGVCDCGRLPQLRLLTKKPVTPEPAEVRNNPRARSAKLRAAEKV is encoded by the coding sequence ATGATCGCGCGGGAGGCTGATCCCTATCACGAGCCGGTCCTGGCCGATACGGTCGTGGGGCTGCTCATCACTGATCCTGATGGCGCCTACCTCGACCTGACGGCTGGTGGTGGCGGGCACCTGAAAGCGCTCGCTGCCAAACTGGGGAAGCAGGCTCGGTTGTATGGGATGGACAAGGACCCTGCCGCGATCGTACACGCCACGGCGACTCTCCAACAGTTTGGTCAATTCAAAAAGGTTTTGCACGCTTCGTTTGGCGACCTGAGTGTTGAACGGAGCCGGTTACACGAGAAGGGGTTCGACGGCATCCTGCTGGACCTGGGCATTTCCTCGAGGCAGATCGATGACCCGCAGCGGGGATTTTCGTACCAGCACGACGGACCGTTGGACATGCGATTTGACCCGTCGGTCGGTGACTCCGCCGCCGATCTCGTGAACTCGCTCGACGAAGGGAAACTGACAGCAATAATAAGCGACTTCGGCGAAGAGCGGATGGCTCGGCGGATAGCCAAGGCGCTGGTCAGGGAAAGACGCAAGCATATGATCCTCACCACCCGGCAATTGGCGACAGTCGTTCGACAGACAATTCATCCGCCCCACCAAACCAAATCGCTCGCCCGTGTCTTCCAGGCTCTGCGCATCGCCGTCAACGATGAGCTTGGCCAACTTGCGCGAGTCCTTCCGGCAGCCGTGAGAACGTTGAACGTGGGGGGGCGGCTGGTGGTCATCTCCTATCATTCGCTTGAGGATCGTACCGTCAAGCAGTTCTTCCGAGCGGCGTCGAGTTCCGCGTGCAACTGCGACCGTGATATCGGTGTGTGCGACTGCGGCCGCCTGCCGCAACTGCGCCTCCTGACCAAAAAACCTGTTACGCCTGAACCTGCCGAGGTGAGGAACAATCCGCGAGCCCGCTCTGCCAAGCTGCGGGCGGCGGAGAAAGTCTGA
- the mraZ gene encoding division/cell wall cluster transcriptional repressor MraZ — protein sequence MTGFYGQYPTTLDNKGRFALPAKLRAVRGLSEEPLLEGDLVLTKGLEGCLSLYPQIEWDEIQQRLSTLNFTQRDFRFFGRRFYSAATVVSPDKTGRILIPSHLIEEADLKRELLIIGVNRSVEIWNPGKWLGYLEQYAGSYEEVAERLFTRHDRAGG from the coding sequence TTGACCGGGTTCTACGGACAATACCCAACGACTCTCGACAACAAAGGTCGATTCGCACTGCCCGCGAAATTACGAGCCGTGCGGGGGCTGTCCGAGGAGCCGCTTCTGGAGGGAGACCTGGTGTTGACCAAAGGGCTGGAGGGATGTCTGAGCCTGTATCCCCAGATTGAGTGGGACGAAATACAACAGCGCTTGTCGACGCTGAATTTCACACAGCGCGACTTTCGTTTCTTCGGTCGACGTTTCTATTCGGCAGCGACGGTCGTGTCGCCGGACAAGACGGGTCGCATCCTAATCCCCTCGCACTTAATCGAAGAGGCGGATCTCAAGCGGGAGCTTTTGATTATTGGAGTGAATCGTTCGGTAGAGATATGGAACCCGGGCAAGTGGCTGGGGTACCTGGAGCAGTACGCCGGGAGTTATGAGGAAGTAGCGGAAAGACTGTTCACACGACATGATCGCGCGGGAGGCTGA
- a CDS encoding C25 family cysteine peptidase, translated as MRRTFAAVTIALCLASGSWAELHTIDIDQYSLHFDATQISVPDGSNKLAAVGADVRLSILSFVVRLQDSEQLSSIRYQTAVQETLGVVSDANVLIDQPTSIDSSYASLAHRIPDSMRLGRRPVVVEGETVLNGARYARLLVFPITVDSMGLLRSNRAIDLYVGSRKIEPADLIDDVTFAAIQSADKADVSRAADASVLDYVIVTSRVLADAFAPLAQYKNETGIRTQIAAIDSVLSLNPGRDDAERLREYFKQFYAQGGRYVLLGGDGHILPTRHAFDFNADTLPHLEEQQACDLYFADLTGEWDRDNDGIWGEPSDDRPDLTPELFVGRLPFDNIQQVTNYVEKLSEYETNPGFGDPTYLGRAFFFSSDQMRDYSGGQHNRIAEVYPATITVDTTSGVEQSSGSDPAPYNLPAAELLPVLSQGYGIVNIIAHGMATKFGVRSSGYNNAPSSAFRTDTTVVGLDQITRLDANHRTSLYYSLACDNGAFDKNLPPFNADQMCVATALLALKDAGAIAFVANSRWGWVGSSYLLQRSFFDSLLAHPDRPAVQAMYGAKAEHYYYRDVVYGQCFFGDPTLKIYNRVPDRLAVTVSAIYDSLVVSVTALTSPIIGCSVFVSLDGTVIKTGVTNTVGEVAFVNDLALGSRYMVSAIRPGGTVGQASYTPGIATDVADESETIPDRFSLAQNYPNPFNPSTVISYELPRASQVTLTVYNLLGQVVQTLRTGSETAGQHQIVWNARDGEGREFSSGTYFYRLEADGFSQTRKMMLVR; from the coding sequence GTGAGGAGAACGTTCGCGGCTGTCACAATTGCGCTCTGTCTGGCAAGCGGGAGTTGGGCCGAACTGCACACTATCGACATAGACCAGTATAGTCTTCATTTTGACGCGACTCAGATCTCGGTGCCGGACGGCAGCAATAAGTTGGCCGCAGTGGGCGCTGATGTTCGCCTTTCCATACTTTCGTTCGTCGTGCGTCTGCAGGACAGCGAACAGCTCTCATCCATTCGTTATCAAACGGCCGTACAGGAGACGCTCGGCGTCGTGAGTGATGCCAACGTATTGATCGACCAGCCAACGTCGATCGACAGCAGCTACGCCAGCCTGGCGCACCGTATTCCTGATTCGATGCGTCTTGGTCGGCGACCGGTTGTTGTTGAGGGTGAGACTGTACTCAACGGTGCTCGCTACGCAAGGCTGCTCGTGTTTCCGATCACAGTCGACTCAATGGGGCTGCTTCGCTCCAACCGTGCGATCGATCTGTATGTCGGGTCTCGGAAGATCGAGCCCGCAGACCTGATAGACGATGTGACATTTGCGGCAATCCAGTCAGCTGATAAGGCTGATGTCTCCCGTGCCGCCGACGCATCTGTTCTGGATTATGTCATTGTAACATCACGGGTACTGGCCGATGCGTTCGCACCTCTGGCCCAATATAAGAACGAAACCGGCATCAGAACGCAGATTGCAGCTATCGACAGCGTGCTGTCGCTGAATCCCGGTCGTGACGATGCTGAACGGCTGCGCGAATATTTCAAGCAGTTCTATGCTCAGGGGGGCCGATACGTGCTGTTGGGAGGAGACGGCCATATCCTCCCGACGCGACACGCATTCGATTTCAACGCCGACACGCTGCCGCATCTCGAAGAGCAGCAGGCGTGCGATTTATATTTCGCTGATCTGACAGGTGAATGGGACCGCGATAATGATGGTATCTGGGGAGAGCCGAGCGATGATCGCCCGGACCTGACTCCGGAGTTGTTTGTGGGCCGACTCCCGTTCGACAACATTCAACAGGTGACGAACTATGTCGAGAAGCTGAGCGAGTACGAGACGAATCCGGGATTCGGTGATCCCACCTATCTGGGGCGAGCGTTCTTCTTCTCGTCCGATCAGATGCGTGACTACTCCGGCGGGCAGCACAACCGGATCGCCGAAGTCTATCCCGCCACCATCACGGTTGACACGACATCTGGTGTCGAGCAGAGTAGTGGTAGTGATCCCGCACCTTACAATTTGCCTGCGGCAGAGCTACTCCCGGTGCTTTCGCAGGGGTACGGGATTGTCAATATTATCGCTCACGGCATGGCCACGAAATTCGGCGTGCGCAGCTCAGGCTATAACAACGCCCCGAGTTCGGCGTTTCGCACGGATACCACGGTGGTTGGCCTCGATCAGATCACTCGTCTCGACGCCAATCATCGCACATCACTGTACTATTCGTTGGCCTGCGACAACGGCGCTTTCGATAAGAACCTCCCGCCCTTCAATGCCGACCAGATGTGCGTGGCGACAGCTCTTCTCGCGCTCAAAGATGCCGGTGCGATTGCTTTTGTGGCCAATAGCAGATGGGGGTGGGTTGGATCAAGCTATCTGCTGCAACGGAGCTTTTTCGATTCGCTGTTGGCCCATCCGGATCGCCCCGCCGTTCAGGCAATGTACGGAGCCAAAGCGGAGCATTATTACTATCGCGACGTTGTATACGGTCAGTGCTTCTTCGGCGACCCCACTCTCAAGATCTACAACCGCGTGCCCGACCGGCTGGCGGTCACCGTTTCAGCCATCTATGATTCTCTTGTTGTGTCGGTAACCGCACTGACATCGCCTATTATCGGCTGCAGTGTCTTTGTTTCCCTTGACGGCACAGTCATCAAGACCGGCGTTACCAACACTGTGGGAGAAGTGGCGTTCGTGAACGATCTTGCCCTGGGCAGCCGCTATATGGTCTCAGCAATTCGACCGGGCGGCACGGTGGGACAAGCGTCCTACACGCCCGGCATAGCCACCGATGTTGCCGACGAATCGGAGACGATTCCGGACCGGTTCTCCCTTGCTCAGAATTATCCAAATCCGTTCAATCCAAGCACGGTCATTTCGTATGAATTGCCGCGCGCCTCGCAGGTCACGCTCACGGTTTACAACCTTCTCGGCCAGGTCGTGCAGACACTGCGCACGGGATCGGAGACTGCCGGACAGCATCAGATCGTCTGGAACGCCAGGGACGGCGAAGGACGTGAGTTTTCGAGTGGGACATATTTCTACAGGCTTGAAGCCGACGGCTTCAGCCAAACCCGTAAGATGATGCTGGTGCGGTGA
- a CDS encoding glycosyltransferase, which yields MSRKALLICYYFPPLGLSGVARPLNLFQRLPQLGYECHVLTVKPVAYRAFEPELLESLDQSKIFRSGSYDPQRLLYQLGVRTAGEPILKSGRRLSRFFFPDSKIGWVGPAVRMGRKLIERHAYDVIVSTSPPMSCHLVAQRLARVSHLPWVADFRDFWTSLRVEQTFESQHMVSRGRDFLKSIKREAATITAVSQSIADYVGAATVITNGYDPEEAMKWRTPPASDQFRIGLLGTFNDLVSVEPLLKVVARLIEKLPAQRENLQIIQVGQVDRRWLDAQLDQHQLHGMAVCHGRRPRNRTVELLSGCSLFYIGLDSKTETSILPGRMFDLLASGRPILAHVPAESEIGRLVHESGAGYCFQGTDIETAVLWLTDILKRGQNGSLKIEPLPLKTQIYSWERIVERFAQVLDKTVNA from the coding sequence GTGAGCCGCAAAGCACTGCTCATCTGTTATTATTTCCCGCCGCTCGGTCTCAGCGGCGTTGCCCGGCCACTCAATCTGTTCCAGCGCCTCCCTCAGCTCGGGTACGAATGCCACGTTCTGACCGTCAAGCCGGTTGCGTACCGCGCGTTTGAACCCGAACTTCTTGAGAGTCTCGACCAATCGAAGATATTTCGTTCCGGCTCCTATGATCCCCAGCGACTGCTTTATCAGTTAGGGGTGCGGACCGCAGGCGAGCCAATTCTCAAGAGCGGGAGAAGACTGTCGCGATTTTTTTTCCCTGATTCGAAGATCGGCTGGGTGGGACCGGCGGTGCGAATGGGCCGAAAACTCATTGAGCGTCACGCGTATGATGTGATCGTATCGACATCACCTCCCATGAGTTGTCATCTCGTGGCCCAACGGCTCGCCCGAGTGAGCCACCTCCCTTGGGTCGCCGATTTCCGGGATTTCTGGACGAGCCTTCGGGTTGAGCAGACATTCGAAAGTCAGCACATGGTATCGCGTGGTCGGGATTTTCTGAAGAGCATAAAGCGCGAAGCTGCCACCATAACAGCGGTCAGCCAGAGCATCGCCGATTATGTTGGTGCAGCTACGGTCATCACCAACGGGTACGACCCGGAGGAGGCAATGAAATGGCGTACGCCGCCCGCAAGCGACCAGTTTCGCATTGGCTTGCTCGGAACATTCAACGATCTGGTGTCGGTCGAACCGTTGCTCAAAGTCGTCGCTCGGCTGATCGAGAAGTTGCCCGCGCAGCGAGAGAATCTGCAAATAATTCAGGTGGGTCAGGTTGATCGGAGATGGTTAGATGCCCAATTGGACCAACATCAACTACATGGTATGGCGGTTTGCCACGGACGTCGACCCCGGAACAGAACGGTCGAGTTGCTCTCCGGCTGTTCGCTCTTCTATATTGGATTGGACTCGAAAACTGAGACGTCAATCCTGCCCGGGCGGATGTTCGATTTGCTGGCCTCCGGTAGGCCGATCCTGGCGCATGTGCCCGCAGAAAGCGAAATAGGCAGATTGGTGCACGAGTCAGGGGCGGGGTATTGCTTTCAGGGTACGGACATTGAGACGGCTGTCCTTTGGCTCACTGATATTCTTAAGAGGGGCCAGAACGGTTCTCTGAAAATAGAGCCGCTTCCATTAAAGACACAGATCTACTCCTGGGAACGAATTGTCGAGCGGTTTGCGCAGGTGCTCGACAAGACTGTCAACGCTTAG
- a CDS encoding glycosyltransferase, whose amino-acid sequence MTIDRLRVLVLADSRAFHTARYVAELRRQNCRVLLASLEDGQLLHHQLRPRGFIKSWRYALAATEVRTLIRRFQPHVVNPHYVSGYGFTAALAQARRFAPVLTHLWGSDVLIVPHKSIFHRRKTMFALHQSDFVTGDSEYIMQEAQKLAPLERVRMIPWGIEERHLQHHRTEYALQTPLRIIVPRNHEKVYNNEFIVRALAPLIVDGRVVVTFPAFGSMAGHFRLIAKSLVGNRLNYYERLSRAEFMRFMAQHDCYLSAAISDSSPVSLIEAKALGLIPIAADIPGVREWLEPESGYRYELYNGEQLLQIVTRLVETSDPHVKMRQRNLERVKREALFEQNVADMIGIMRTLVEERKQ is encoded by the coding sequence ATGACGATTGACCGGCTTCGCGTGCTGGTTCTGGCGGACAGCCGCGCCTTTCACACGGCGCGATATGTGGCGGAGTTGCGCCGGCAAAATTGCCGTGTGCTGCTGGCCTCGCTCGAGGATGGTCAGCTGCTGCATCACCAATTGAGACCGCGGGGATTCATCAAGTCGTGGCGGTACGCGCTGGCCGCTACTGAGGTCCGTACGCTGATCCGACGGTTTCAGCCGCATGTCGTCAATCCGCATTATGTTTCCGGTTATGGCTTCACGGCAGCGCTGGCGCAGGCGCGACGGTTCGCCCCGGTCCTCACGCATCTGTGGGGTTCCGATGTGCTTATCGTGCCGCACAAATCCATTTTTCATCGGCGGAAGACTATGTTTGCGCTGCACCAGTCCGATTTCGTTACCGGTGACTCCGAGTATATAATGCAGGAGGCCCAGAAGCTGGCACCGCTCGAACGGGTACGGATGATCCCGTGGGGAATCGAAGAGAGACACCTTCAGCATCACCGGACAGAATATGCGCTGCAGACTCCACTCCGGATAATCGTGCCGCGCAACCATGAGAAAGTATACAACAACGAATTCATCGTCCGGGCGCTGGCGCCGTTAATCGTTGACGGGCGGGTGGTTGTCACCTTTCCGGCATTCGGTTCCATGGCAGGGCATTTCCGTCTGATTGCGAAGTCACTGGTCGGGAACCGGCTCAATTATTACGAGCGATTATCGCGCGCGGAATTCATGAGGTTCATGGCACAGCATGACTGTTATCTGTCCGCCGCCATTTCGGATTCGTCACCGGTATCGCTCATCGAGGCCAAGGCGCTCGGACTGATTCCTATCGCTGCTGATATTCCCGGTGTGCGCGAATGGCTGGAACCCGAGAGCGGTTATCGATACGAGCTGTATAATGGCGAGCAATTGCTGCAGATTGTGACCCGCTTGGTAGAAACCAGCGACCCGCATGTCAAGATGCGACAAAGGAACCTGGAACGCGTAAAGAGGGAAGCACTGTTTGAGCAGAACGTCGCAGACATGATCGGAATCATGCGGACTCTGGTCGAGGAACGAAAGCAGTGA
- a CDS encoding GNAT family N-acetyltransferase produces MMIVQRMAASAVPTELQPRINSFSLYASIPFVSLWKTMSGTPVCWVLLEGTRIVAALPGVEFRPHPFTCFQAMVDGLYARIWVDESSSLNMTEAAGYISHALAMAGYARLYLTDFECEFPVSHGFQRQENETLVVDISNPDWEPPDATLRSEIRKAGREGVTVEPYDSGRHRKRFLELMTSTEHRHKRPPKYCDSFFDALALLAEQERRIRWVIGEVDGKLAASHIFLVDGASVLHWQVYFDKNFSFAKPNQYILYSMTRQLANEGVTRLNLGMSPPGAEGLAAYKEKWGALPYAYPTYVHRSWLGKLL; encoded by the coding sequence ATGATGATAGTTCAGCGCATGGCGGCATCAGCAGTCCCGACGGAGCTGCAGCCTCGGATCAATTCATTCTCGCTGTATGCATCGATTCCTTTCGTGTCGCTCTGGAAGACCATGAGCGGTACGCCGGTCTGCTGGGTGCTACTCGAAGGAACCCGGATTGTTGCGGCGCTGCCGGGTGTTGAGTTCCGGCCGCATCCGTTCACTTGTTTTCAGGCGATGGTCGACGGGCTGTATGCGAGAATCTGGGTGGACGAATCATCCTCACTGAACATGACTGAGGCGGCCGGCTACATATCTCACGCTCTTGCTATGGCCGGTTATGCCCGTCTGTATCTGACCGATTTTGAATGCGAGTTCCCGGTATCGCACGGGTTTCAACGACAGGAGAACGAAACACTCGTTGTCGACATTTCGAATCCAGACTGGGAGCCACCGGACGCAACGCTGCGGTCGGAGATACGCAAAGCCGGGCGTGAAGGGGTAACCGTTGAGCCGTATGACTCGGGCCGACATCGAAAGAGATTTCTTGAATTGATGACCTCAACCGAACACCGGCATAAGCGGCCACCCAAATACTGCGATTCCTTTTTCGATGCACTAGCGCTCCTGGCCGAGCAGGAGAGGCGCATTCGCTGGGTGATTGGCGAAGTCGATGGTAAACTTGCTGCCTCACACATATTCTTAGTCGACGGGGCTTCGGTGCTTCATTGGCAGGTCTATTTCGACAAGAACTTTTCTTTCGCCAAACCGAATCAATACATTCTGTACTCGATGACCAGGCAGCTCGCTAACGAGGGGGTCACCCGTTTGAATCTGGGAATGTCGCCGCCGGGGGCAGAAGGACTGGCGGCATACAAGGAGAAGTGGGGCGCTCTGCCTTATGCGTATCCCACCTATGTCCACAGGTCCTGGCTGGGGAAGCTGCTATGA